Below is a window of Candidatus Thiodiazotropha endoloripes DNA.
GAGTCAGTCACTGCATATCGAGTTTATGTTTGCCCGTTCGATGTTCAATGCGGCGGATATGCAGGCACAGAGTGATCTGTTGAACCGGGTGGCCGATCTGATCGATCAGGGGTATATCAGAACCACCGTCGGTAAAAAACTGGGTGTGATCAATGCCGATAATCTGAAGCAAGCCCATCAGCAGCTGGAGTCGGGTCGTTCGATCGGTAAGATTGTTCTGCAGGGTTTTTGAATACCACAACCTGTGTTGTACAGCGAGCAGGATAGACTCATCAAAACTCAGACGAGGATTTAACCATGTCATATTATTCAGTTTTGGATGTAACACCGACCCGTGAGGATTGGATTCCAGACTACATCGAGCCAGCCAACAGGCTGGTCGCTCAACATGGTGGAAAGTATCTGGCGCGTACCACCAGCCACAATCAGCTTGAAGGTGAACTGAAAGAGGCAGCATTGCGCATCATCATAGAGTGGCCATCCAGACAGGCTGCCGAGGCGTTCATGGCAGACCCCCTATATCAGCCTCATTTGCAGACGAGGGCGGCCGGGTCGGTCAGTCATCACTATCTGGTTGAAGGTAAGGACGATCTGGGTTGAGTGGATCAACATGGATTGGATGGCTGCCAGCTTCGGCTTGCGCCAATCCGCTCTCCTGATGAGGCAATATTATGAATGCAGCTATTGAAGAGACAGCCTTTGAAACGATCAATCCAGGCTACAACACGACATTTCAACCGGGTCGCTTGAGCCTCGGACTGGTGGCGCCCCTGGAACAGTACAGCTCGGGGCCTGTTGCCTCGATGACGCGCCATATGGAACGGGTCGAGTTGGCAGAAGCGTTGGGCTTCTCTGCGGTCTGGCTGAGGGATGTACCGTTCAATGTCCCATCCTTCGGTGATGCCGGACAGCTGTTCGATCCGTTTGTCTATCTGGGGATGCTGGCCGCGAAAACCGAACGTATCGCTCTGGGTGTTGCCAGCATCGTACTACCCTTGCGTCATCCGGCACACATTGCCAAGGCGGCAGCCAGTGTCGACCAGTTATCCGGCGGACGGCTGATCCTTGGTGTGGCCTCGGGTGACCGGCCGGAAGAGTATCCGGCGCTCAATCTCAGTTTTGAAGGTCGTGGTGAGCGCTTTCGCCAGAGTTTTGACTACATTCGTCGTATGTGGGAGGAGCGAGCGGCATTTCAGAGTGATTATGGCAATCCCCATGGTGGTATGGATATGTTGCCGAAACCTGCCTTTGGCAAGCTGCCGATGCTGATCACCGGTGGCAGTCAACAGGATCCGGATTGGATCGCCAGGCATGGAGAGGGATGGATTACCTATCCCCGCACTGTATCTGCACAGGCACGACTGGTCAGTGACTGGCGCGCCAATGTTAAAGCTGTGGGTGGGCTTGCCAAGCCTGCAGTGCAATCCCTCTATATCGACTTGACTGAGAACCCGGAGACAGAACCGCAACCGATCCATCTGGGATTCAGGTTGGGTGCTGATCATCTTCGCAACTATTTGAAGTCACTGGAACAGATAGGCATCAACCATGTGGCGCTCAATCTGCGATTCAATCAGCGGGATATCGAGACTACACTGAAACAGCTGTCAGCAGAGATCCTGCCTGAATTTCAGAACTAATAACACGGCATACTGAGTCGCCAGGTTAATATGGGAGTGAACAAATGCAGAAAACCATCATGATCACCGGGGCTACAGATGGTATTGGTCTGGCTGCCGCAAAAAAACTGGTTGGTATGGGGCATCATCTATTACTGCATGGACGCAATCCCACAAAGCTCTCTGTGGTTGAAAAAGAGCTTTCGAGCCTGGCTGACAGTGTACCTGTGGAAAGTTATGTTGCCGACCTCTCCGTGCTCAGTGAGGTGCAACAGCTGATCGATCAGGTGGCGGAACGGCATCAACATATCGATGTGTTGATCAACAATGCGGGCATCTTCAAAACATCCGAACCGCTTACCACAGAGGGTCTGGATGTGCGTTTTGTGGTCAACACCATTGCCCCCTATCTGCTGACAAAAAAAGCGCTGCCCTTGATGGGGCCGAGTGGTCGGGTCATCAATCTATCCTCTGCTGCCCAGTCGCCGGTGGATCTGCAGGCACTGATGGGACGCCAGCGAATCGATAACGATTTTGAAGCCTATGCACAAAGCAAACTGGCGATCACTGCCTGGTCCCGCAGCCTGGCGGAGATTCATAAGCCGCAGGGTCCGAAAATCATCTCAGTCAATCCGGGTTCGATGCTCGGCAGCAAGATGGTCAAGCAGGCATTCGGCGTGGCCGGCAAGGACATCAACATCGGTGCGGATATTCTCATACGGGCAGCGCTGTCGGAAGAATTTGAGTCGGCCAACGGTCGATATTTCGATAACGACTCCGGAAGCTTTGCCTCACCTCATGCCGATGCGCTCAACCCAAAGATCTCCGACTCAATCATTGAATCGATTGAGTCGGTACTGGATGAATATTCGAATTAGGTGGCAGCTCGTTTGAAATGGCAATATCCCGCAGTGTGATGGAGATCTATGCTGTGTATGGGGCACTGAACTGGATCGGTTCAGGTAGATTAAAAATAACAATCCCAGTGTAATCAGCAACAGTTTTCGTTTATGGAATAGAATATCTGATTGATCTTCACTTTCCACAGGAGATGAAAACTCGAACTATAATCTTTTTATCAGGACGAGAGAGAGAAGAGGTGGTGTTATGGCAATTGCGATTTCACTCCAGCAGTTTTTGCAGAATCACGCATTAGATTACGAGATCATCGATCACAGACGCACCAGTTCCACGCTGCACAGTGCGGAAGCTGCGCACATTCCCGGAGACAGGATGGCCAAGTCGGTACTATTGGGAGATGACGAGAGCTACATGTTAGCGGTTATTCCGGCAACCCATCACATCGATTTCGATGATCTGACCCAACTTACCGGACGCAATCTCTTTCTGATATCAGAAGAAGAGCTACAGCAGGCCTTTGCCGATTGTGAGACGGGTGCAGTGCCACCGGTTGGCGATCCCTATGGGATTGAGACCCTGGTGGATGTGGCCCTGTTACAACAACCTGATCTCTATTTCGAGAGTGGTGATCACGGCAAGTTGCTGCATCTCAGTACAGATTCCTTCCGGGAATTGGAAGAGAATGCGATTATGGGAGAGTTCAGTTACCACATATAAACCTCTGATGAGCTTGGTTGGCCATTGGGGCCATTGGGGCCATTTGTTGGCCAGGACGAAATCAGCTGAAAAATGGTGATTTGAGAGGGAGATACCGTTTTACAGCTGATTTCTCCATGGAGATCCCACTTCCTATCGACCTGGTAACTGCTTAGCCATTTGATTCCAGGTACAAACTAGTTTAATCTTGCGCTCCTTAAATCTGGAGAGATGTCCGAGTGGCTGAAGGAGCACGCCTGGAAAGTGTGTATACGTTAATAGCGTATCGAGGGTTCGAATCCCTCTCTCTCCGCCAATAAAAAAGGGGCCCCAATCGGGGCCCCTTTTTTATTGGCGGAGAGAGAGGATTTGATTCGAACCCTTCGTTCGAAAGGAACGCAGTGACGCCGACGCCGCAGCGCAGCGTAGGCGCCCCGTAGGGGTGAGCGAAGCGAATCAATCCCGACCTTCAGCCCACACTCAAGCGGAGACCCACTGGCCCCTTTTTTATTGGCGGAGAGAGAGGATTTGATTCGAACCCTTCGTTCGAAAGGAACGCAGTGACGCCGACGCCGCAGCGCAGCGTAGGCGCCCCGTAGGGGTGAGCGAAGCGAATCAATCCCGACCTTCAGCCCACACTCAAGCGGAGACCCACTGGCCCCTTTTTTATTGGCGGAGAGAGAGGATTTGATTCGAACCCTTTGTTCGAAAGGAACGCAGTGACGCCGACGCCGCAGCGCAGCGTAGGCGCCCCGCAGGGGTGAGCGAAGCGAATCACCAGGAGTGGTCCGACGCAGGACGCCATAGCGAAGCGCAGGCGCCCCGCAGGGGTGAACGAAGCGAATCACCAGAAGTGGTGCGACGCAAGACGCCACAGCGAAGCGCAGGCGCCCCGCAGGGGTGAACGAAGCGAATCACCAGGAGCGAAGCGACACAGGACGCTGCAGTGAAACGTAGGCGCCCCGAAGGGGTGAGCCGAAGGCGAATCACCAGGAGCGAAGCGACGCAGGACGCTGCAGTGAAACGTAGGCGCCCCGAAGGGGTGAGCCGAAGGCGAATCAATCCCAACCCTCCGCCCACACCCAAGCCAAGGAGACCCTCAAACCCTTTATTTATGGCGGAGAGAGAGGTTTTGATTCGAACCCTTCGTTCGTAAGGAACGCAGTGACGCTGATGATTGGAAAATGGCCGAACAGCAATTTTTATTGAAATGAGTACTCAAAGGTATATCCCTATTTACCGCTTAGGCCGGTTATCATGTCCCTGGGTATGTTGTTCAGTTAATGGATGGGTATAGCGTATGTTTCTGTTTACTCTAAGTGCAAATAGTTCAGCCGTAAACAAATACAAATCACCGCAAAAGCTTGCGCATCCTGTTGTTGAATATCTCAACAAGTCAGCCTATTAGCAGAAGTCTCTCTGGATCAGGTGAATCCGCTCAGCAGGCTTTTCAGCCAGTCACGGCATACTCTATACAGCTCTAGCATAAACAGGACCTATTGAAATCCCCATTACACTAAAAGCAGTGTAATAAGTTGCTTAGGCCCATGAATCCCATAAGCCAATGTCTGCTCAATATCCGCCGTTTTTGAGGGGCCTGATATCAACAGTACATTGGTTGGCAG
It encodes the following:
- a CDS encoding aminoacyl-tRNA deacylase, whose translation is MAIAISLQQFLQNHALDYEIIDHRRTSSTLHSAEAAHIPGDRMAKSVLLGDDESYMLAVIPATHHIDFDDLTQLTGRNLFLISEEELQQAFADCETGAVPPVGDPYGIETLVDVALLQQPDLYFESGDHGKLLHLSTDSFRELEENAIMGEFSYHI
- a CDS encoding SDR family NAD(P)-dependent oxidoreductase; amino-acid sequence: MQKTIMITGATDGIGLAAAKKLVGMGHHLLLHGRNPTKLSVVEKELSSLADSVPVESYVADLSVLSEVQQLIDQVAERHQHIDVLINNAGIFKTSEPLTTEGLDVRFVVNTIAPYLLTKKALPLMGPSGRVINLSSAAQSPVDLQALMGRQRIDNDFEAYAQSKLAITAWSRSLAEIHKPQGPKIISVNPGSMLGSKMVKQAFGVAGKDINIGADILIRAALSEEFESANGRYFDNDSGSFASPHADALNPKISDSIIESIESVLDEYSN
- a CDS encoding LLM class oxidoreductase, which encodes MNAAIEETAFETINPGYNTTFQPGRLSLGLVAPLEQYSSGPVASMTRHMERVELAEALGFSAVWLRDVPFNVPSFGDAGQLFDPFVYLGMLAAKTERIALGVASIVLPLRHPAHIAKAAASVDQLSGGRLILGVASGDRPEEYPALNLSFEGRGERFRQSFDYIRRMWEERAAFQSDYGNPHGGMDMLPKPAFGKLPMLITGGSQQDPDWIARHGEGWITYPRTVSAQARLVSDWRANVKAVGGLAKPAVQSLYIDLTENPETEPQPIHLGFRLGADHLRNYLKSLEQIGINHVALNLRFNQRDIETTLKQLSAEILPEFQN
- a CDS encoding DUF1330 domain-containing protein; amino-acid sequence: MSYYSVLDVTPTREDWIPDYIEPANRLVAQHGGKYLARTTSHNQLEGELKEAALRIIIEWPSRQAAEAFMADPLYQPHLQTRAAGSVSHHYLVEGKDDLG